A genomic segment from Synechococcus sp. UW179A encodes:
- a CDS encoding YadA-like family protein, which produces SASLGAIPQTTLLPDENLRCGIGAGAYANQWAGSFGCAVKMQERFFLNAGLASTTTNTLGGPLMGRVGFSFGFGGSPPKAQSEQLSSIPGMNGLTVSAQEYMGAGVDIPALDKSSDQVESTVVAALRTQDSSDIQVLRDRLAELEAEIKRLNSTSVGDANQRIATLEILLEEKKESERRLLTMLSEMKSRLDDQRIMIDRLMKRMDSEDAQQAS; this is translated from the coding sequence TGAGTGCATCATTAGGGGCCATACCTCAAACGACCCTTCTCCCTGATGAAAATCTGCGTTGTGGAATCGGAGCCGGTGCTTACGCCAATCAGTGGGCTGGTTCATTTGGATGTGCAGTGAAAATGCAGGAACGTTTTTTCCTCAATGCAGGTCTGGCTTCTACTACAACTAATACGCTTGGCGGTCCATTGATGGGCCGGGTTGGATTCTCATTTGGCTTTGGTGGCAGCCCACCCAAGGCTCAATCTGAGCAGCTCTCGTCTATCCCTGGAATGAATGGGTTGACTGTGTCCGCTCAAGAATATATGGGAGCGGGTGTCGATATTCCTGCTTTGGATAAGTCCTCTGATCAGGTTGAGTCAACTGTGGTAGCTGCCCTTCGAACACAAGATTCCTCTGACATTCAAGTGCTTCGTGATCGTCTTGCTGAGCTCGAAGCGGAAATCAAGCGTTTGAATTCAACAAGTGTTGGCGATGCTAATCAACGCATTGCAACTCTGGAAATTCTTCTTGAAGAGAAGAAAGAAAGCGAGCGCCGTCTTCTGACGATGCTTTCTGAGATGAAGTCTCGCCTGGATGATCAACGGATCATGATTGATCGGCTTATGAAACGTATGGATTCTGAAGATGCTCAGCAAGCCTCTTGA